A portion of the Acidimicrobiia bacterium genome contains these proteins:
- a CDS encoding class II aldolase/adducin family protein codes for MADKSALTAQETKEQLLWVAKEMLTSNLVQGTAGNCAARLPDGNAVLTPSSLDYLDMTLDDLVVCDLDGNVLEGERSPTTEKALHLSALRLHDEINATMHCHAKFATMFALTRKAIPACIEEFDVFVGGDVEVADYRTTGTDELAEEIAKRLGEKAAVLMANHGLFAVGKNPKDVLHIAHLVERTAEIIWGAEQLGELVPLPDEVNKQFASYYRYGRTGKF; via the coding sequence GTGGCTGACAAGTCCGCGCTTACCGCGCAAGAGACGAAGGAGCAGCTCCTCTGGGTTGCGAAGGAGATGCTCACGTCAAACCTGGTCCAGGGCACGGCCGGCAACTGCGCGGCACGCCTGCCCGACGGGAACGCGGTGCTCACGCCGTCGTCCCTCGACTACCTCGACATGACGCTCGACGACCTCGTGGTGTGCGACCTCGACGGCAATGTGCTCGAAGGCGAACGGAGCCCCACGACCGAGAAGGCGTTGCACCTCAGCGCGCTGCGACTCCACGACGAGATCAACGCGACGATGCACTGCCACGCCAAGTTCGCGACGATGTTCGCCCTCACCCGCAAGGCGATCCCCGCGTGCATCGAGGAGTTCGACGTGTTCGTGGGCGGCGACGTCGAGGTGGCCGACTACCGAACCACCGGCACCGACGAGCTGGCCGAGGAGATCGCCAAGCGCCTCGGCGAGAAGGCCGCGGTGCTCATGGCCAACCACGGGCTGTTCGCGGTGGGCAAGAACCCCAAGGACGTGCTGCACATCGCGCACTTGGTCGAGCGCACGGCCGAGATCATTTGGGGCGCGGAGCAGCTCGGCGAGCTTGTCCCGCTGCCCGACGAGGTCAACAAGCAGTTCGCGAGCTACTACCGCTACGGGCGCACCGGGAAGTTCTAG
- a CDS encoding class I SAM-dependent methyltransferase, translating into MATDPKSFFLTPPIHEYIVEHSSPPDEVQQWLIEETRAKVPDLSMMQIAPEQGAFMTLLTRAIGAKYAVEIGTFTGYSSLAIAYGLPPEGHLVCCDISEEWTAIARDAWARAGVAERIELVIAPAIETLRGLPKDVVVDLAFIDADKQGYAGYYEELIPRLRTGGVILVDNVLWMGAVADPKVTDADTKAIRAFNDMVAADDRVDTSMIAVGDGLTLLRKR; encoded by the coding sequence ATGGCGACTGATCCCAAGTCCTTCTTCCTGACCCCGCCGATCCACGAGTACATCGTCGAGCACAGCTCGCCGCCCGACGAGGTGCAGCAGTGGCTGATCGAGGAGACCCGCGCCAAGGTTCCCGATCTGTCGATGATGCAGATCGCACCGGAGCAGGGCGCGTTCATGACGCTGCTCACCCGCGCGATCGGGGCAAAGTACGCGGTCGAGATCGGTACGTTCACCGGCTACTCGTCGCTGGCCATCGCCTACGGCCTGCCCCCGGAAGGTCACCTGGTCTGTTGCGACATCAGCGAGGAGTGGACCGCGATTGCACGCGACGCGTGGGCGCGGGCCGGCGTCGCTGAGCGGATCGAGCTGGTGATCGCGCCTGCCATCGAGACGCTCCGCGGGCTACCGAAGGACGTGGTGGTCGACCTGGCGTTCATCGATGCCGACAAGCAGGGGTATGCGGGCTACTACGAGGAGCTCATCCCCCGGCTGCGCACCGGCGGTGTGATCCTCGTCGACAACGTGCTGTGGATGGGCGCCGTCGCGGACCCGAAGGTCACCGATGCCGATACCAAGGCGATCCGGGCCTTCAACGACATGGTGGCCGCCGACGACCGCGTCGATACCTCGATGATCGCCGTGGGCGACGGCCTCACCCTCCTCCGCAAGCGCTGA
- a CDS encoding acyltransferase — protein MPAEVADHPADAAQPGESQHSHFPCFDGLRAIAATAVVFHHVGFSTGYGVNGHFGAYFAHGDSGVSVFFLISGFLLYRPFVARHLSGERPMSADRFWWRRILRIVPGYWAALIGIYLVFGFRDGTLSSPGDFLAYFGFAQIYDPTRFFSGIDQAWSLATELSFYAFLPLYAWGIGRLGARWLRHRVHIEIVGLVALVVTCVVWRLAWWVNETTVQQTAAGVQPTRGQVGELATAYWLPSHFDLFALGMGLAVASAWVAHRGVAPRLVQWVGRVPELWWALAALTYWAVSTRVGLPRSLGEGLTQGEYFMRQALYGLTAFFLLLPAVFGDQDKGVVRRFLRWAPVAYVGLVSYGVYLWHKAWIEFVREDILGHDEPIGGPVVSTLVIAFAFTLVTATVSYYLLERPILRFKDNPPWRRSSRAAQV, from the coding sequence ATGCCCGCCGAGGTTGCCGACCACCCGGCAGACGCGGCGCAGCCAGGTGAGAGCCAGCACTCGCATTTCCCGTGCTTCGACGGACTGCGGGCGATCGCCGCGACGGCAGTGGTCTTCCATCACGTCGGGTTCTCCACCGGGTACGGCGTCAACGGTCATTTCGGTGCGTACTTCGCGCACGGCGACTCTGGTGTCTCAGTCTTCTTCCTCATTTCGGGTTTCTTGCTCTACCGCCCGTTCGTCGCTCGGCACCTCTCGGGAGAGCGACCGATGTCGGCGGATCGGTTCTGGTGGCGACGCATCCTCAGGATCGTTCCCGGCTACTGGGCCGCGCTGATCGGCATCTACCTTGTCTTCGGGTTTCGCGACGGCACGCTCAGCTCGCCCGGTGACTTCCTCGCGTACTTCGGGTTCGCGCAGATCTACGACCCGACCCGGTTCTTCAGCGGTATCGACCAGGCTTGGAGCCTCGCCACCGAGCTCAGCTTCTATGCGTTCCTCCCGTTGTACGCGTGGGGGATCGGCCGGCTCGGAGCTCGTTGGCTTCGACACCGCGTGCATATCGAAATCGTCGGACTCGTCGCCCTCGTGGTCACGTGCGTCGTCTGGCGTCTCGCGTGGTGGGTCAACGAGACCACCGTCCAGCAGACCGCGGCCGGTGTACAACCGACACGCGGGCAAGTCGGCGAGCTGGCCACCGCGTACTGGCTCCCGAGCCACTTCGACCTGTTCGCTCTGGGCATGGGCCTCGCGGTCGCCAGCGCGTGGGTGGCCCACCGTGGGGTCGCACCTCGACTCGTCCAGTGGGTCGGTCGCGTCCCCGAGCTCTGGTGGGCGCTCGCGGCACTCACGTACTGGGCGGTCAGCACTCGTGTGGGGTTGCCGCGCTCGCTCGGCGAGGGGCTCACGCAGGGCGAGTACTTCATGCGCCAAGCGCTCTACGGCCTCACCGCGTTCTTCCTCCTCCTTCCTGCGGTGTTCGGCGATCAGGACAAGGGAGTGGTTCGGCGGTTCCTCAGGTGGGCGCCCGTCGCCTACGTGGGGCTCGTGTCGTACGGCGTGTACTTGTGGCACAAGGCGTGGATCGAGTTCGTGCGTGAGGACATCCTCGGGCACGACGAGCCGATTGGCGGGCCCGTGGTCTCCACCCTCGTGATCGCGTTCGCCTTCACCCTCGTGACCGCGACCGTGAGCTACTACCTCCTGGAGCGTCCGATCCTGCGCTTCAAGGACAACCCGCCGTGGCGACGCTCCTCGCGCGCGGCGCAGGTCTGA